One window of the Tachypleus tridentatus isolate NWPU-2018 chromosome 10, ASM421037v1, whole genome shotgun sequence genome contains the following:
- the LOC143228524 gene encoding E3 ubiquitin-protein ligase TRIM71-like, with the protein MSEVIMKKANICINRLNTATENVNNELCKLEENLEKSCEIANHTFYELLKIVENRKQDLLSTMKKYQVEKKGSLLEQLATIKREKLAVDQLCQGLDNEVEVRNIFKKICLINEKMNNMPVFGEPRENGFITYEYEHNRAFDDLQTALGTFGKVRTSTTFSPLCTAQVEDISVHLEGQTLVTAVDFKGNPQSVGGDPLVVEIFHENGELVKATVVDNSNGTYTVKYRTEMPGVYKLHITIFGRPIKDSPFRFEALQDINPVVSFGTTGCEDNQFLQPCAVAISPAGQIFVLDTGNNRIKVLGPDLEFIHHIVGVGLEECGGTGIAVTHVNSLLVINWKTKYITELTFDGEFISQSTHSDFVEPMDIAVNSQGEILILDNNLNCVFILDESRNLLQKIELTGFNNTESHAIKFVAVGPKDEILVGDSSVLVFGSSGEFLKEIYPEGRNGGHFGGLVSDKEGNLLVCRSEKNKHYIQIFNFVSGHLLFCINSPKTKLKRPAGVAILKMS; encoded by the coding sequence ATGTCTGAAGTAATAATGAAAAAggcaaatatttgtattaatagaTTAAATACTGCtacagaaaatgtaaataatgaattatGCAAATTAGAAGAGAATTTGGAGAAGTCATGTGAGATTGCAAATCATACTTTCTATGAACTTCTAAAGATTGTAGAAAACAGGAAACAAGATTTGTTATCTACCATGAAAAAATATCAAGTTGAAAAGAAAGGTTCTCTGTTAGAGCAGTTGGCAACAATAAAGAGAGAAAAGCTTGCAGTGGATCAGCTATGTCAAGGTCTTGATAATGAAGTCGAGGTgcgaaacattttcaaaaaaatctgTCTAATAAATGAAAAGATGAATAATATGCCTGTTTTTGGAGAACCACGAGAGAATGGATTCATTACGTATGAATATGAGCATAATAGAGCATTTGATGACTTACAAACTGCTTTGGGCACATTTGGTAAAGTTAGGACAAGCACAACTTTTTCTCCTTTGTGCACAGCTCAGGTGGAGGATATTTCTGTGCATCTGGAAGGGCAAACTCTTGTCACAGCTGTAGATTTCAAAGGGAATCCTCAGTCAGTTGGGGGAGACCCTTTAGTGGTTGAAATCTTTCATGAGAATGGAGAACTAGTAAAGGCTACTGTTGTTGACAACAGTAATGGGACATACACAGTGAAATACAGGACAGAAATGCCAGGTGTTTACAAACTTCATATAACTATTTTTGGTAGACCAATCAAGGACAGCCCTTTCAGATTTGAAGCATTGCAAGACATTAACCCTGTAGTTTCCTTTGGCACCACTGGCTGTGAAGACAACCAGTTTCTGCAACCTTGTGCTGTTGCCATTAGTCCTGCTGGGCAAATTTTTGTGCTTGACACAGGTAACAACAGGATCAAAGTTCTTGGACCTGACTTGGAGTTTATTCATCACATCGTCGGAGTAGGATTGGAAGAATGTGGAGGTACTGGAATAGCAGTGACACATGTCAATTCTCTGCTAGTCATAAACTGGAAAACTAAATACATTACAGAGTTGACATTTGATGGTGAATTTATAAGTCAGTCCACTCATTCCGACTTTGTGGAACCAATGGACATAGCAGTGAACAGTCAAGGAGAAATTCTCATACTTGATAATAACcttaattgtgtttttattttggatGAATCAAGAAATTTGCTCCAAAAGATAGAGCTGACAGGGTTCAACAATACTGAGTCCCATGCCATCAAGTTTGTGGCTGTAGGACCAAAAGATGAAATACTTGTAGGAGATTCATCAGTTTTAGTATTTGGCTCTTCAGGTGAGTTTCTCAAAGAAATCTATCCAGAAGGAAGGAATGGTGGTCATTTTGGAGGTCTTGTGTCCGATAAAGAAGGCAATCTCCTAGTATGTCGctcagagaaaaacaaacattatatccAGATCTTTAACTTTGTCTCAGGCcatttgttattttgtatcaATAGCCCAAAAACAAAGCTGAAAAGACCAGCAGGCGTGGCCATTTTGAAAATGAGTTAG